The proteins below come from a single Notamacropus eugenii isolate mMacEug1 chromosome 7, mMacEug1.pri_v2, whole genome shotgun sequence genomic window:
- the LOC140513658 gene encoding uncharacterized protein gives MPFKAHSTADVGRRKGPARCFCPRACVCVCARTFVGGIGYIDSGQFRPGTSRCQFQSQSLQIFLTLCVSFCAPTPFSFPFFLSSINVHVFFSLLSPPLLFLSFLSLGASFTLFSPSSFPSHCCLLLLFFLLQIFFSFFFSSSFSLLSSSSLLYSLPPASCFFFLFLHSLGFLFPSLFQSFPPPLSLTPARTPSFPPLFSFSVLLVSLCASLCLNLSLCLFFLLLPSPLHSPPSIPLRSSSPLSLPPPLVSVSVSLSVCDSLVSVSLILCVLFLFFPPTASSFLSSLSFLLSLPLPVSLTLSCFTLSYFDPSCLFLSPTSLLLFLLPSLPCLCLSLSVALSLSLSVSFCLSLSLYLYLSLSLYLSLPLFLSLCLSLSLLSSLSFFHKTVKFSIKQIRFS, from the coding sequence ATGCCATTTAAAGCCCATTCCACTGCAGacgtggggaggaggaaggggccGGCGAGATGTTTCTGTCCccgagcatgtgtgtgtgtgtgcgcgcgcacctTTGTGGGCGGGATTGGTTACATTGACTCTGGTCAATTTCGGCCTGGGACCTCTCGGTGTCAGTTTCAGTCTCAGTCTctccagatctttctgacactttgtgtctctttctgtgCCCCCACcccattctccttccctttttttctttcctctattaATGTTCacgtctttttttctcttctctcccctcccctgttgtttctgtctttcttatcTCTGGGTGCCTCTTttactctcttttccccttcttccttcccttcccattgctgtctccttctcctctttttccttcttcaaattttcttctccttcttcttttcctcttctttctccctcctctcctcttcctctctcctttactcccttcctcctgcttcctgttttttttttctttttttacactcTCTTGGCTTTTTGTTTCCCTCTCTGTTTCAATCTTTCCCCCCACCTCTATCCCTCACTCCTGCTAggactccttcctttcctcccctgttttctttctctgtcttactTGTCTCTCTGTGTGCCTCTCTTTGTCttaatctgtctctctgtctttttttccttctccttccttccccattgcACTCTCCTCCTTCTATCCCTCTTCGTTCTTCCTCTCCTCtaagtcttcctcctcctcttgtctctgtctccgtTTCTTTATCTGTATGTGACTCTCTTGTCTCTGTCAGTCTTAttctgtgtgtcttatttctctttttccctcccaccgCTTCCTCCTTCCtgtcatctctctccttccttctctccctccctctccctgtttCTTTGACTCTCTcttgtttcactttgtcttaCTTTGATCcttcctgtctctttctttcccccacctCACTCCTactgtttctccttccttctcttccttgtctctgtcttagtctctctgttgctctctccctctctctctctgtctctttctgtctgtctctgtctctatatctctatcttagtctctctctgtatctctctctccctctctttctatctctctgtctgtctctgtctcttctctcctctctgtctttcttccacAAAACTGTAAAGTTCTCCATTAAACAAATTAGGTTTTCATGA